A region from the Streptosporangium sp. NBC_01756 genome encodes:
- a CDS encoding methylmalonyl-CoA mutase family protein, whose protein sequence is MTVSPEELRPAADFPPTTRERWRELALGVLRKSGVETGSPEEALASLTYDGVTIAPLYDASDLPGDPGLPGAAPYVRGSRPEGGGWDVRQRHEVADPEAVLADLENGVTSLWLALEPEDLPRVLERVHVELISITLDAGERTREAAEALFEVAEGKRAAAARLRDAAPAGEGETGDRAAGEGETGGRAAGERETGGRASGELAGNLGADPLRDPRTAVELARRCAREFPGLRAIVVDGTPYHDAGGSDAEELGCSVAAGVAALRTLTGAGLTVAEAFGQLEFRYAATADQFLTIAKLRAARRLWARVAEVCGAGAPEAGQRQHAVTGSAMMTARDPWVNMLRTTLACFAAGTGGADAVTVQPFDVRLGLPDAFARRIARNTHALLVEEAGVARVTDPAGGSWYVERLTEDLAEKAWEWFQEIERAGGMAAAPAAGLVAARLAATWERRAANIARRRDPVTGVSEFPDLAERPPVRSPHPRDVPGRHYAEEFEALRDLADAQESRPGVFLATIGPVAAYTARASFAANLFQAGGIAAVTAAPGTDAGSGVDPARIAAAFTASGARVACLCSSDRLYGEHAEAVAAALRDAGAGKIWLAGKGEFAGVDANLYAGCDVLDVLRTTFDDLGVAR, encoded by the coding sequence ATGACGGTGTCGCCTGAGGAACTTCGACCGGCCGCCGATTTCCCGCCGACCACACGGGAGCGGTGGCGCGAACTGGCGCTCGGCGTCCTGCGGAAGTCCGGGGTTGAGACCGGCTCTCCCGAGGAGGCCCTGGCCTCTCTCACCTACGACGGTGTGACCATCGCGCCGCTCTACGACGCGTCGGACCTGCCGGGCGATCCCGGTCTGCCGGGAGCGGCTCCCTACGTCCGAGGTTCCCGTCCGGAAGGCGGCGGCTGGGACGTACGGCAGCGGCACGAGGTGGCCGATCCCGAGGCGGTGCTCGCCGATCTGGAGAACGGCGTCACCTCGCTCTGGCTCGCCCTGGAGCCCGAGGACCTGCCCCGCGTCCTGGAGCGGGTGCACGTCGAGCTGATCTCGATCACTCTGGACGCGGGGGAGCGGACCCGCGAGGCGGCCGAGGCGCTGTTCGAGGTGGCCGAGGGCAAGCGGGCCGCCGCGGCCCGCCTCCGGGACGCCGCGCCCGCGGGTGAAGGGGAGACCGGTGACCGGGCGGCCGGCGAAGGGGAGACCGGTGGCCGGGCGGCGGGGGAGCGGGAGACCGGTGGTCGGGCATCCGGGGAACTCGCCGGCAACCTGGGCGCCGATCCGCTCCGCGACCCGCGGACCGCCGTCGAGCTGGCCCGGCGCTGTGCCCGGGAGTTCCCCGGCCTGCGGGCGATCGTGGTGGACGGCACGCCGTACCACGACGCGGGCGGCAGCGACGCCGAGGAGCTCGGCTGCTCCGTCGCGGCCGGGGTCGCGGCCCTGCGGACCCTGACCGGTGCCGGTCTCACCGTGGCGGAGGCGTTCGGGCAGCTGGAGTTCCGCTACGCGGCCACCGCCGACCAGTTCCTCACCATCGCCAAGCTCCGCGCCGCGCGACGGCTCTGGGCGCGGGTCGCCGAGGTGTGCGGGGCCGGGGCGCCCGAGGCGGGGCAGCGGCAGCACGCGGTGACCGGCTCGGCCATGATGACCGCCCGCGACCCGTGGGTGAACATGCTCCGCACCACGCTCGCCTGCTTCGCCGCCGGCACCGGCGGTGCCGACGCGGTGACGGTGCAGCCGTTCGACGTCCGGCTCGGCCTCCCGGACGCGTTCGCCCGCCGTATCGCGCGCAACACCCACGCGCTGCTCGTCGAGGAGGCCGGCGTGGCGCGGGTGACCGACCCGGCGGGCGGCTCCTGGTACGTGGAGCGGCTCACCGAGGATCTGGCGGAGAAGGCCTGGGAGTGGTTCCAGGAGATCGAGCGCGCCGGTGGCATGGCCGCGGCGCCGGCGGCGGGACTCGTCGCCGCCCGGCTGGCCGCCACCTGGGAGCGGCGGGCGGCGAACATCGCCCGCCGCCGCGACCCCGTCACCGGGGTCAGCGAGTTTCCCGACCTCGCCGAGAGGCCTCCGGTCCGCTCACCGCACCCGCGGGACGTCCCGGGGAGGCACTACGCCGAGGAGTTCGAGGCGCTGCGTGACCTGGCCGACGCCCAGGAGAGCAGACCGGGCGTGTTCCTGGCGACCATCGGCCCGGTGGCCGCGTACACGGCCAGGGCGTCGTTCGCGGCCAACCTGTTCCAGGCCGGGGGCATCGCCGCGGTGACCGCCGCACCCGGCACGGACGCCGGATCCGGGGTGGACCCGGCCCGGATCGCCGCCGCGTTCACCGCGAGCGGCGCGCGGGTCGCGTGCCTGTGCTCCAGCGACCGGCTGTACGGCGAGCACGCCGAGGCCGTGGCCGCCGCGTTGAGAGACGCGGGGGCGGGAAAGATCTGGCTCGCGGGGAAGGGAGAGTTCGCAGGCGTGGACGCCAACCTGTACGCCGGGTGCGACGTGCTCGACGTGCTCCGCACGACCTTCGACGACCTGGGGGTGGCTCGATGA